The Saprospiraceae bacterium genome includes a window with the following:
- a CDS encoding T9SS type A sorting domain-containing protein: MIVRNSGTIFSLLLILLTNDVLQSQFKQPIRPFEQINFPELNTVWQTTSFDSGIIGDTCDGYNFFSDFPFTDLNYLIDENFIFRVLIQRGTSYRNGTYLEKINIHTGQLMWQKYYGVGVDAFREFGVLIYFNEDNNIEVISQLFPFTHSPTPIVFTNMVFTKRIYDYNTGALLSFEKPDFDDSDLIKSIYSLHNSNSFYKEKNDEGFRYFYGKRDSVTLESIRVNAVIRNQTKKSEIRENYLYYKYEQTLFPNKPYRISDDSFLILEVISSLNKVVFRYTDADYNILDEFISDSFDPTDISNLFIDDYNPENKTILLINRIRPTDPFDDVKVELYVFNESAELLRRIKLPVRYSPNFKVIHWKNIDDIKVLSHSFSRDQSNNLYAGLDLLKSYEDTMHLSKRFIPTDSLRFVAPSKVIKEFDDKILLLWREQTMYKNNGFSYLHDDHASAFSLIMLNKTVFDITSSNQEVGEYYFEVFPNPVSNLLTISYGDMISGRVILKDLSGRTMLQEELTNVDLVRIDLSSFPSGMYFLITEDTIGKKKYKVKKVIKV; encoded by the coding sequence ATGATAGTTAGAAATTCCGGTACTATTTTCAGCTTGTTATTAATTTTACTCACAAATGATGTATTGCAATCACAATTCAAACAACCGATAAGACCATTCGAACAAATTAATTTTCCTGAGCTGAATACTGTATGGCAAACAACAAGTTTCGATTCAGGCATAATTGGTGATACATGTGACGGATATAATTTTTTTTCAGACTTTCCATTTACAGATTTAAACTACTTAATCGATGAAAATTTTATTTTCAGGGTATTGATTCAAAGAGGTACATCATATCGTAATGGAACTTATCTTGAAAAAATTAATATTCATACAGGACAATTGATGTGGCAAAAATATTATGGGGTAGGTGTTGATGCATTCAGAGAATTTGGTGTTTTGATTTATTTTAATGAAGATAATAATATTGAAGTGATTAGTCAATTGTTTCCATTCACCCATAGTCCTACACCTATTGTATTTACAAATATGGTTTTTACCAAAAGGATTTACGATTATAATACCGGAGCATTACTGAGCTTTGAAAAACCTGATTTTGATGATTCTGATTTAATAAAGTCTATTTATAGTTTGCATAATTCCAATTCTTTTTATAAAGAAAAGAATGATGAAGGATTCAGATATTTTTATGGAAAACGAGATTCCGTAACACTTGAATCTATCAGGGTCAATGCAGTAATTAGAAACCAAACAAAAAAGTCAGAAATCAGGGAAAATTATTTGTACTATAAGTATGAGCAGACCTTATTTCCAAATAAACCTTACAGAATCAGCGATGATAGTTTTTTAATTCTTGAAGTAATTAGTTCCTTAAACAAAGTGGTGTTTCGGTACACCGATGCTGATTATAATATTTTGGATGAATTCATCTCTGATAGTTTTGATCCAACTGACATTTCAAATTTATTTATAGATGATTATAATCCTGAAAATAAGACCATCCTTCTAATAAACAGAATCAGACCAACTGATCCATTTGATGATGTAAAAGTGGAATTGTATGTTTTTAATGAAAGTGCGGAGTTACTTAGGAGAATAAAACTTCCTGTCAGGTACAGTCCCAATTTTAAAGTCATTCACTGGAAAAACATAGACGATATCAAAGTTTTAAGTCATTCTTTTTCAAGAGATCAATCAAATAATTTATATGCAGGGTTAGATCTTTTAAAATCCTATGAAGATACGATGCATCTTTCAAAAAGATTTATTCCGACAGATTCATTAAGATTTGTAGCTCCTTCGAAAGTGATCAAGGAATTTGATGATAAGATTCTATTGTTATGGAGGGAGCAAACTATGTATAAAAACAATGGTTTTAGCTATCTTCATGATGATCATGCCAGTGCTTTTAGTTTAATAATGCTAAATAAAACCGTTTTCGATATTACCAGTAGTAATCAGGAAGTAGGAGAGTATTATTTTGAAGTATTTCCAAATCCGGTCAGCAATTTATTGACAATTTCTTATGGAGACATGATATCAGGTAGAGTAATCCTTAAAGATTTATCGGGCCGTACAATGCTTCAGGAAGAACTGACAAATGTTGATTTAGTTAGAATAGATTTGAGTAGTTTTCCTTCCGGAATGTATTTCCTTATTACAGAAGATACTATTGGCAAGAAGAAGTATAAGGTAAAAAAAGTAATAAAAGTTTGA
- a CDS encoding prohibitin family protein: MPSMNLIKYGVYAFIAFILFSVLSSTTFLTIEPGRAGILFKRFSGGIDKTSIYQPGFHVIAPWNKMFIYETRILEGVEKMEVLSKNGLTIVVELSYRFMPQLERLGYLHETVGPEYAQRIIIPEIRSATREVIGKYLPEELYSTKRESIQTEIFDRTSESIGKKDLILDAILIREVALPAKLKEAIEQKLGEEQMAFQYEFKLDRERKEAERKIIEAQAKAESNRILNASLTDKILRDKGIEATLTLANSPNSKIVIIGESKGGLPLILGGD, from the coding sequence ATGCCATCGATGAATCTCATCAAATATGGTGTGTATGCTTTTATCGCATTTATATTATTTTCAGTGCTTTCAAGTACAACATTTCTAACTATCGAACCTGGAAGAGCCGGTATACTGTTTAAAAGATTTTCAGGGGGTATTGACAAAACATCTATTTACCAACCGGGATTTCACGTAATTGCACCTTGGAATAAGATGTTTATTTACGAAACCAGAATTCTCGAAGGGGTAGAAAAAATGGAAGTATTATCCAAAAACGGTCTTACCATCGTAGTGGAACTTTCATATCGTTTTATGCCGCAATTAGAAAGATTGGGATATCTACATGAAACTGTAGGGCCTGAATACGCTCAGAGAATTATCATTCCGGAAATCAGATCTGCCACAAGAGAGGTGATAGGAAAATATCTGCCGGAAGAACTTTACAGCACCAAACGAGAGTCTATTCAGACAGAAATATTTGACAGAACATCTGAAAGTATCGGTAAAAAAGATTTAATTCTGGATGCTATTCTGATCAGGGAAGTTGCATTGCCCGCAAAACTGAAAGAAGCGATCGAACAAAAGCTGGGAGAAGAACAAATGGCTTTTCAGTATGAATTTAAATTGGACAGAGAACGTAAAGAAGCTGAAAGAAAAATCATCGAAGCACAGGCAAAAGCTGAATCCAACAGAATCCTTAATGCTTCCCTTACTGACAAAATCCTAAGAGATAAAGGAATTGAAGCGACACTCACACTTGCCAATTCACCCAATTCAAAAATAGTGATCATCGGTGAAAGCAAAGGAGGATTACCTTTGATTTTGGGAGGAGATTAA
- a CDS encoding phosphoribosylglycinamide formyltransferase codes for MNHIAIFASGSGTNAENLIKYFEDHPSIRVSLVVTNRPDAGVIIRAENLGVPVLVFTNAQMENATFLIDVLKEYDVSFIVLAGFLRKIPVDLIENFENRIINIHPSLLPKYGGKGMYGMKVHEAVVAAGEKETGITIHLVNEEYDRGKKLAAYTTLISPDMTAKDIAAAVHQLEYSHFPAIVEEYITHF; via the coding sequence ATGAATCACATAGCCATATTTGCTTCAGGCTCCGGAACAAACGCTGAAAATCTTATAAAATATTTTGAAGATCATCCTTCCATAAGAGTATCCCTTGTCGTCACTAATCGTCCGGATGCCGGAGTAATTATACGTGCTGAAAACCTGGGTGTTCCGGTTTTGGTTTTTACGAACGCCCAAATGGAAAATGCAACATTTCTGATTGATGTGTTAAAAGAGTATGATGTCTCATTTATAGTTTTGGCAGGTTTTCTACGTAAGATTCCTGTTGATCTTATTGAAAACTTTGAAAACAGAATAATCAATATTCACCCTTCATTATTGCCCAAATACGGGGGGAAAGGAATGTATGGAATGAAAGTACATGAAGCGGTCGTAGCAGCAGGGGAAAAGGAAACAGGTATTACCATCCATTTAGTGAATGAAGAATATGATAGAGGAAAAAAATTAGCTGCTTACACAACTTTAATATCTCCTGATATGACAGCAAAAGATATAGCAGCAGCTGTTCACCAATTGGAATATTCTCATTTTCCGGCTATTGTTGAAGAGTATATTACACATTTCTGA
- a CDS encoding DUF4835 family protein: protein MIKKIYVSLLPIVLMVSLVNIKVAAQELNMSVKVVVQTSFTVDPSLFKELESNIREFMNTTRWTEEEYAPHEKINGTIQITIAAEPTPNVYQAEMILQTGRPVFHSTYESPMINIIDKNITFNFTGIQPLLKTSNVFYDNLSAILSYYAYVIIGFDDDSFSLNGGDAQFNKAQELINSLPSNTVRDEGWKNDQISRRNRFWLVENLLNPRMRQFRQAFYDYHRLSLDKMYEEPDRSRAVMMSAVTAIGQANVEYPNTMLLQMFSDSKKDEIVEIFKVGDKGQKTKVSSIMVGIDPNKREKYSLLN, encoded by the coding sequence ATGATAAAAAAAATTTATGTATCCCTTTTACCCATCGTTTTGATGGTTAGTTTAGTTAATATTAAAGTAGCAGCTCAGGAATTAAATATGAGTGTAAAAGTAGTTGTTCAGACTTCTTTCACCGTGGATCCTAGTCTGTTTAAAGAATTAGAGAGCAATATCCGTGAATTTATGAATACAACGCGATGGACGGAAGAAGAGTATGCACCACATGAAAAAATTAACGGAACTATTCAGATTACCATTGCTGCTGAACCGACCCCTAACGTGTATCAGGCAGAAATGATCCTTCAAACCGGAAGGCCTGTGTTTCATTCTACTTACGAAAGTCCCATGATTAATATAATCGATAAAAATATAACCTTTAATTTTACGGGGATTCAACCATTACTGAAGACTTCAAATGTTTTTTATGACAACCTGTCTGCTATTTTGAGTTACTATGCTTATGTGATTATTGGATTTGATGATGACTCGTTCAGTCTTAACGGGGGTGATGCTCAGTTTAATAAAGCACAGGAACTTATTAACTCTTTGCCCTCCAATACTGTCAGAGATGAAGGGTGGAAAAATGATCAGATCTCCAGAAGAAACAGATTTTGGTTGGTAGAAAATTTATTGAATCCCAGAATGCGACAGTTCAGACAGGCGTTTTATGATTATCACAGATTGTCACTTGATAAAATGTACGAAGAGCCTGACAGAAGCCGGGCAGTTATGATGAGTGCTGTCACCGCAATAGGACAAGCTAATGTTGAATATCCGAATACGATGTTGCTTCAGATGTTCAGTGACTCCAAAAAGGATGAAATTGTGGAAATTTTTAAAGTGGGCGACAAAGGCCAAAAAACAAAAGTTTCTTCTATTATGGTAGGCATAGACCCTAATAAAAGAGAAAAATACAGTTTGCTGAACTAG
- the coaBC gene encoding bifunctional phosphopantothenoylcysteine decarboxylase/phosphopantothenate--cysteine ligase CoaBC has product MTSQLTGKKILLCISGSIAAYKAVFLCRILIKSGCEVKVVMTPSATTFVTPLTLSTLSGNTVFTDISDETGWHNHVESGLWADAMIVAPATATTLAKMANGIADNMLTACYLSAKCPVFIAPAMDLDMWIHPSTVRNIESLRSYGNHIINVGFGELASGLVGMGRMAEPEEIIIFLNQYFSKVQDLKGKNVLITAGPTFESIDPVRFIGNRSSGKMGFALAEECAQRGAHVTVISGPVTKEISTVSPQVNIVRVESADDMYNEVMLYEEKADILIFAAAVADYKVEKFSEDKIKKSDIDWELKLVKTKDIAASCGKIKRPGQILIGFALETNDEKENALSKLHKKNLDLIVLNSLKDEGAGFQHDTNKICIYNRNGEYFEFPLKLKAEIAEDIVNKIVAFK; this is encoded by the coding sequence ATGACTTCACAGCTTACCGGTAAAAAAATCCTGCTTTGTATCAGTGGTAGTATTGCTGCTTACAAAGCAGTTTTTTTATGCAGAATACTGATCAAATCCGGATGTGAAGTAAAGGTGGTAATGACGCCGTCTGCTACTACCTTTGTTACACCCCTTACTCTTTCTACCTTATCGGGAAATACAGTTTTTACAGATATTTCTGATGAAACAGGATGGCACAATCATGTCGAATCCGGTTTATGGGCTGATGCTATGATTGTAGCACCAGCCACCGCGACTACCCTCGCTAAGATGGCCAACGGCATTGCCGACAATATGCTGACAGCGTGTTATCTTTCTGCAAAATGTCCTGTATTTATTGCCCCTGCTATGGATCTGGATATGTGGATTCACCCTTCTACTGTCCGGAATATCGAAAGTTTAAGGTCTTATGGAAATCATATCATCAATGTTGGTTTCGGAGAACTTGCAAGTGGTCTGGTAGGGATGGGCAGGATGGCCGAACCGGAAGAAATAATTATTTTTTTGAATCAGTATTTCAGTAAAGTTCAGGATTTGAAAGGTAAAAATGTCCTGATCACAGCAGGTCCGACGTTTGAATCGATTGATCCTGTCCGCTTTATAGGTAACAGAAGTAGCGGAAAAATGGGATTTGCATTGGCAGAAGAGTGTGCCCAAAGGGGTGCCCATGTTACTGTCATCTCGGGACCTGTCACAAAAGAAATTTCAACAGTCTCTCCGCAAGTTAATATCGTAAGAGTAGAATCGGCTGATGACATGTACAATGAAGTCATGCTATATGAAGAAAAAGCTGATATATTGATATTTGCAGCAGCAGTTGCGGACTATAAAGTTGAAAAATTTTCGGAAGACAAAATAAAAAAATCTGATATTGACTGGGAATTGAAGCTTGTAAAAACTAAAGATATAGCTGCATCCTGTGGTAAAATAAAAAGACCGGGTCAGATTTTAATAGGCTTTGCATTGGAGACAAATGATGAAAAAGAAAATGCTTTATCGAAATTACACAAGAAAAATCTGGATTTAATCGTTCTCAATTCATTAAAAGACGAAGGAGCAGGTTTTCAGCATGACACCAATAAAATTTGTATTTATAACAGAAATGGTGAATATTTTGAGTTTCCATTAAAGTTGAAAGCGGAGATCGCCGAAGACATTGTTAATAAAATTGTTGCATTCAAATAG
- a CDS encoding DNA-directed RNA polymerase subunit omega, whose protein sequence is MTDIKSKVQGVDANVKARDIKTLAKQTGNIYESLTVITKRAEQISAELKNELHNKLEEFASTSETIEEILENKEQIEISKFYERLPNPVTIATEEFIQGKLTFEYIERVPSSEDIY, encoded by the coding sequence ATGACAGATATTAAATCTAAAGTACAAGGTGTGGACGCTAATGTTAAAGCAAGAGATATTAAGACACTTGCAAAACAAACAGGTAACATCTACGAGTCTCTTACTGTGATTACAAAAAGAGCAGAGCAGATCTCTGCTGAGCTTAAAAATGAGCTGCATAATAAGCTTGAGGAATTTGCTTCTACTTCAGAAACGATAGAAGAAATTCTGGAAAACAAAGAGCAGATTGAAATAAGCAAGTTTTATGAAAGGCTTCCAAACCCTGTTACGATTGCGACAGAAGAGTTTATACAAGGGAAATTGACTTTTGAATATATCGAAAGAGTCCCATCTTCTGAAGACATATATTGA
- the bamD gene encoding outer membrane protein assembly factor BamD: MKYFNIFIILWVVLLSSCKSEFEALRTSNNPEKIYKEANKYYDNKEYDKAISLYDIVIQFYRGRQEAEDLFFRYAYAHYYTGDFILASTYFKNYSGTFSNSGNKEESEYMAAYSNFRLSPNYKLDQTNTIKAIEGFEQFINQYPDTERAQLANSMIDQLRAKLEQKSFEQGNLYFKIGQYQAAMTSFQNTLKDFPESKRLEEVRFLILKSGYILAENSVYEKQQERFEETILHYNQFVKKHPESRFSKEAMNLFNDAQKQLKKFKA; this comes from the coding sequence ATGAAATATTTTAACATTTTTATCATTTTATGGGTTGTCCTTTTGAGCTCGTGCAAGTCAGAATTTGAAGCACTCAGGACAAGTAATAATCCTGAAAAAATATACAAAGAAGCCAACAAATACTATGATAATAAGGAGTATGACAAGGCCATTTCATTGTACGATATTGTCATTCAGTTCTATAGGGGAAGGCAGGAAGCGGAGGATTTGTTTTTCAGATACGCATATGCTCATTATTATACTGGAGACTTTATTTTAGCATCCACCTATTTTAAGAATTATTCAGGCACTTTTTCCAATAGTGGTAATAAAGAAGAATCTGAATATATGGCAGCATATTCAAATTTCAGATTGTCACCCAATTACAAACTCGATCAGACCAATACTATTAAAGCAATAGAAGGCTTCGAGCAATTTATTAATCAATATCCCGATACAGAAAGAGCTCAATTAGCCAATTCAATGATTGACCAGTTGAGAGCCAAACTGGAGCAAAAATCCTTTGAGCAGGGAAATCTGTACTTTAAAATAGGGCAGTATCAGGCAGCAATGACATCCTTTCAGAATACATTGAAAGATTTTCCGGAGTCTAAGCGATTGGAGGAAGTACGTTTTCTGATACTAAAATCAGGGTATATTCTGGCTGAAAACAGTGTGTATGAAAAGCAACAGGAGAGATTTGAAGAAACGATATTACATTATAATCAATTTGTAAAAAAGCATCCGGAATCAAGATTCAGCAAAGAAGCAATGAATTTGTTCAATGATGCACAGAAACAATTAAAAAAATTTAAAGCATGA
- a CDS encoding SPOR domain-containing protein: MQKDQFSNIGLLLGRFGAVSVPGLGTFRKVTESAFFSSHRDFLYPPFQKILFDDSYDHHYDLNQLYQRSGYRQDISGGIDSININHILSIINSEGFCELSGVGKLILENNVVQFLPDVNFANGDYWGLEKVETTPVPLNHPRNKSVQAGTPSVFTSPIRKGEGISIQLRDMILPLTAIFFTLLLLSLRYMSCNSNENLHSENETNSSIKSLQVEEGDLIDNETKIIDPIGSDTASEANKVDASGLVPEKQNNNQTGECIIIVGAFSNDGNAQKMLQKVEKAGYVPFSQENNGLTRVGMTFECNESDLTDSMISMRKKFTRDAWYLKPSIAIER; encoded by the coding sequence TTGCAAAAAGACCAATTTTCGAATATCGGCCTGTTGTTGGGCAGATTTGGGGCAGTATCTGTGCCGGGTCTTGGGACATTTCGTAAAGTGACAGAAAGTGCTTTTTTTTCTTCACACCGTGACTTTTTATATCCACCTTTCCAGAAAATTCTGTTCGATGACTCCTACGATCATCATTATGACCTGAATCAGTTATATCAAAGGTCAGGATACAGGCAGGATATTTCCGGCGGGATTGATTCAATAAATATAAATCATATTTTGTCAATCATAAACTCTGAGGGATTTTGCGAATTATCCGGAGTGGGCAAATTGATTTTGGAAAACAATGTGGTGCAATTTCTGCCTGATGTCAATTTTGCCAATGGAGATTATTGGGGTTTGGAAAAAGTTGAGACAACACCAGTTCCGTTGAATCACCCCAGAAATAAGTCGGTACAGGCAGGTACTCCATCTGTTTTTACAAGCCCGATCAGGAAAGGGGAAGGTATTTCAATCCAATTAAGGGACATGATATTACCTTTGACGGCTATTTTTTTTACACTTCTTTTATTGAGTTTAAGATATATGAGTTGTAATAGCAACGAAAACTTACATTCCGAAAATGAAACCAATTCTTCCATCAAATCACTTCAGGTTGAAGAAGGGGATTTGATAGATAATGAAACAAAAATCATTGACCCGATTGGAAGCGATACAGCCTCTGAAGCAAACAAAGTGGACGCATCTGGTTTAGTGCCGGAAAAGCAAAACAATAACCAAACTGGAGAGTGTATCATCATAGTAGGTGCATTTTCGAATGACGGAAACGCTCAAAAAATGCTGCAAAAAGTTGAAAAAGCCGGCTATGTCCCTTTTTCTCAGGAAAACAACGGATTGACGAGGGTAGGGATGACCTTTGAATGCAATGAGAGTGATCTGACGGATTCTATGATAAGTATGCGAAAGAAATTTACCCGGGATGCCTGGTATCTGAAGCCCAGCATTGCTATTGAAAGGTAA
- a CDS encoding HAMP domain-containing histidine kinase codes for MNKIRLLSNTVIIYMLLALIWWSVLLTRNNQELMEAKISVMQENYNKIYNVQKFDITTLPEYQALVAKSQRKRTMILGEGMVFGIMLIIGIYLIQRSYFKEVESTVKQKNFLLAITHELKSPIAAINLIIQTLQKRKLNENQMAELYQNALSESTRLEKLINNLLFTTKINIEYHYNFEKTNLSELLEQYTEKFRFQYPDIHLHTSIEKELIGMVDKESFVSVVNNLLENAYKYSGENKHVEISLQSQNNLLNMTVKDRGFGIPNKEQRKVFQQFYRVGNEETRRTKGTGLGLYIVQKIVKAHKGKIRILNNIPNGSIFEITFPLKT; via the coding sequence ATGAATAAAATCAGACTGCTTTCCAATACTGTAATTATTTATATGCTGCTTGCTCTCATCTGGTGGTCAGTACTATTGACCAGAAATAATCAGGAACTGATGGAAGCAAAAATTTCTGTCATGCAGGAAAACTATAATAAAATATATAACGTACAGAAATTTGATATTACTACCCTACCCGAATATCAGGCTTTGGTAGCTAAATCACAAAGAAAACGAACCATGATCCTGGGGGAAGGAATGGTATTCGGTATTATGCTGATCATCGGAATATATCTGATCCAACGCTCCTATTTCAAAGAAGTGGAATCAACCGTAAAGCAAAAAAATTTCCTGCTCGCCATTACACATGAACTCAAGTCACCTATTGCAGCAATAAATCTTATTATTCAGACACTTCAAAAAAGGAAACTGAATGAAAATCAAATGGCAGAACTTTATCAAAACGCTCTTTCAGAAAGCACCAGACTGGAAAAACTCATCAACAACCTTTTGTTTACTACCAAAATAAATATTGAATATCATTATAATTTTGAGAAAACCAATCTATCAGAATTGTTAGAACAATATACTGAAAAGTTTCGCTTTCAATATCCGGATATCCATCTTCACACATCAATAGAAAAGGAGCTGATCGGAATGGTAGATAAAGAATCTTTTGTTTCAGTGGTCAATAATCTGCTGGAAAATGCTTACAAGTACTCCGGCGAAAATAAACATGTAGAAATAAGTCTTCAATCCCAAAACAATCTTTTGAACATGACAGTTAAAGACCGGGGGTTCGGAATACCGAATAAAGAACAACGGAAAGTATTCCAGCAATTTTACCGCGTAGGAAATGAAGAAACCCGCAGAACGAAAGGAACCGGTTTAGGTTTGTATATTGTACAAAAAATAGTTAAAGCACATAAAGGCAAAATCAGAATTCTAAACAACATACCAAATGGTTCTATTTTTGAAATTACTTTTCCTTTAAAAACATAA
- a CDS encoding response regulator transcription factor, with the protein MRILLVEDEEHLQKIIKMNLEMEGYEVITANDGKKALQLTESQHFDLMILDVMLPEVSGFQICEQVRLKNSKVGIIIISAKDTSQDRITGLKLGADDYLTKPFNLEELLLRVQNLLKRSVEEHSKSLEEYHFDENSINYITYAAHGVGGVFNLTKKEVLLLKLLIERQGEVVSRQQILQTVWGYDVYPSTRTIDNFILSFRKYFEKDQRNPRYFHSVRGVGYKFTP; encoded by the coding sequence ATGAGAATTTTATTGGTCGAAGACGAAGAACATCTGCAGAAGATCATCAAAATGAATCTTGAGATGGAAGGCTATGAAGTCATCACCGCTAATGATGGTAAAAAAGCACTCCAATTAACCGAGAGCCAACACTTTGACTTGATGATATTAGATGTGATGTTGCCGGAAGTGTCGGGATTTCAGATTTGTGAGCAGGTGCGTTTAAAAAATTCCAAAGTTGGCATTATCATTATATCTGCCAAAGATACGTCCCAGGATCGTATAACCGGTCTCAAGTTGGGAGCGGATGACTATCTGACCAAACCATTCAATCTGGAAGAGTTATTGCTAAGAGTACAAAACCTGCTCAAAAGATCAGTAGAAGAACACTCCAAAAGCCTTGAAGAGTACCATTTTGATGAAAACTCTATCAATTATATCACTTATGCTGCCCACGGTGTAGGAGGTGTTTTCAACCTGACCAAAAAGGAAGTACTGCTACTCAAGCTTCTCATAGAAAGACAGGGAGAAGTCGTCTCCCGACAACAAATTCTTCAAACAGTGTGGGGATATGATGTCTATCCCTCTACCCGAACGATTGATAATTTTATTTTGTCCTTTCGCAAATATTTTGAAAAAGACCAACGGAATCCGAGATATTTTCACTCTGTGAGAGGTGTGGGGTATAAATTTACACCGTGA